From a single Sinorhizobium sp. RAC02 genomic region:
- a CDS encoding MFS transporter, whose protein sequence is MRNNLISVFALLMGTLFLFLGNGLHGLLLPMRGAFEGYETTMLGLLGTSWASGFVLGCLMAPTIVKRIGHVRAFSGFASLIAIIALLTGMLVDPFWWIVLRAVTGFSIAGTSMIIESWLNERATNESRGLIFSLYIAITLIGTVGGQMTVALGDVTTPMLFMFAGILYCFAMLPTTLSTAASPQPLKQVRLDIPALFRTSPVACVGIVLIGIANGAFGTLGAVFGANAGLSSSTIAIMMSVAIFAGAVMQLPAGRMSDRIDRRIVLAVLSAIAAGAGFSLFVFQPASVTVLLVLTALYGAMANALYPIAVSHANDFASPEDFVKVSGGLLLLYGVGTIIGPTLGGPIMSAVGPYALFMVTCSAHILITAYAIFRSRRRAALPAEMRDAYTTINPGTMMTPESLQLSPRALTQPQAADEQSEEKTA, encoded by the coding sequence ATGCGTAACAATCTCATTTCCGTCTTCGCGCTTCTCATGGGCACCCTGTTCCTTTTCCTGGGGAACGGCCTGCACGGCCTGCTGCTGCCCATGCGCGGCGCCTTCGAAGGCTATGAGACGACGATGCTCGGCCTGCTCGGCACGTCCTGGGCGTCCGGCTTCGTGCTCGGCTGCCTGATGGCGCCAACCATCGTCAAACGCATCGGCCATGTACGCGCCTTTTCCGGCTTCGCCTCGCTGATCGCCATCATCGCACTTTTGACCGGAATGCTCGTCGATCCGTTCTGGTGGATCGTGCTGCGCGCCGTCACCGGCTTCTCGATCGCCGGCACGTCGATGATCATCGAAAGCTGGCTGAACGAGCGCGCCACCAACGAGAGCCGCGGGCTGATCTTCTCCCTCTACATTGCCATCACGCTGATCGGCACCGTCGGCGGCCAGATGACGGTGGCGCTCGGCGACGTGACGACGCCGATGCTCTTCATGTTCGCCGGCATTCTCTACTGCTTCGCCATGCTGCCGACGACGCTGTCGACCGCCGCCTCGCCGCAGCCTTTGAAACAGGTGCGGCTCGATATTCCAGCCCTTTTCCGCACCTCCCCCGTCGCCTGCGTCGGCATCGTGCTGATCGGCATCGCCAACGGCGCCTTCGGCACGCTGGGTGCCGTCTTCGGCGCCAATGCCGGCCTGTCCTCCAGCACGATCGCCATCATGATGAGCGTGGCGATCTTTGCCGGCGCCGTCATGCAGTTGCCGGCCGGCCGCATGTCCGACCGCATCGACCGACGCATCGTGCTCGCCGTGCTCTCGGCCATCGCCGCCGGTGCCGGCTTCTCGCTCTTCGTTTTCCAGCCGGCCTCTGTCACCGTGCTTCTGGTGCTGACGGCGCTCTATGGCGCGATGGCCAATGCGCTCTATCCAATCGCCGTTTCGCATGCCAACGACTTCGCCAGCCCCGAGGACTTCGTAAAAGTCTCCGGCGGCCTGCTGCTGCTCTATGGCGTCGGCACGATCATCGGCCCGACGCTCGGCGGTCCGATCATGTCGGCGGTTGGCCCCTATGCACTCTTCATGGTGACCTGCTCGGCGCATATCCTGATCACCGCCTACGCCATCTTCCGCAGCCGTCGCCGCGCCGCGCTGCCGGCCGAGATGCGCGACGCCTACACGACCATCAACCCCGGCACCATGATGACGCCGGAAAGCCTTCAGCTCTCGCCGCGCGCGCTTACCCAGCCGCAAGCCGCCGACGAACAATCGGAGGAGAAAACCGCATGA
- a CDS encoding cell division protein ZapA has protein sequence MAQVTVQIDGKAYRMACEEGQEAHLEELAAGFDRYVVHLKEQFGEIGDLRLTVMAGIMVMDELNEANRRLTKLEKEAEELRKGREGVIDEVAKSEDVIAQALGELTSQIQGMAAKLSGKPPVN, from the coding sequence ATGGCACAGGTAACCGTACAGATCGATGGCAAGGCCTATCGCATGGCCTGCGAGGAGGGGCAGGAGGCGCATCTTGAAGAGCTTGCCGCCGGCTTCGATCGGTATGTCGTGCACCTGAAAGAGCAATTCGGCGAGATCGGCGATCTTCGGCTTACCGTCATGGCCGGCATCATGGTGATGGACGAGCTGAACGAGGCCAACCGCCGCCTGACCAAGCTGGAAAAGGAAGCCGAGGAGCTGCGCAAGGGGCGGGAAGGCGTGATCGACGAGGTTGCCAAGAGCGAGGATGTGATCGCCCAGGCGCTTGGCGAGCTGACCAGCCAGATCCAGGGCATGGCGGCAAAACTTTCCGGCAAGCCGCCGGTCAACTGA
- a CDS encoding DUF1192 domain-containing protein, whose translation MSLFDEDGRPLKKTAHEIGSDLSLLSVDELAARIDLLRTEIDRLEAEKARKGASRSAAENLFR comes from the coding sequence ATGAGCCTCTTCGACGAAGACGGACGTCCGTTGAAAAAGACCGCGCACGAGATCGGCAGCGACCTGTCGCTGCTCTCGGTCGATGAACTGGCAGCGCGAATCGACCTGCTTCGGACGGAGATCGACCGTCTTGAAGCGGAGAAGGCAAGGAAGGGCGCAAGCCGATCGGCGGCAGAAAATCTCTTCCGCTAG
- a CDS encoding DUF1465 family protein, whose translation MSERGLNTVSFAGHVASSAQFKSLYAEGMGLVEETASYLDGVGRQASKVLPRMASVLYAAESMRLTTRLMQMASWLLLQRAVNNGEMSRDQVLSEKNKVRLDSFNVDKTAPGWNDLPEAFRDLIERSLRLQNRVALLDREIYRPQEVQAFEPVNQNSVQAQINLLQTAFGNN comes from the coding sequence ATGTCCGAAAGAGGATTGAATACCGTCAGCTTCGCTGGCCACGTTGCGTCGTCGGCGCAATTCAAATCCCTGTACGCCGAAGGCATGGGTCTCGTCGAAGAGACTGCAAGCTATCTCGACGGCGTCGGGCGCCAGGCCTCCAAGGTACTGCCGCGCATGGCCTCGGTGCTGTATGCAGCTGAATCGATGCGCCTCACCACCCGCCTGATGCAGATGGCCTCCTGGCTGCTTCTCCAGCGCGCCGTCAACAATGGCGAGATGAGCCGCGACCAGGTGCTGTCGGAAAAGAACAAGGTGCGTCTCGACAGCTTCAACGTCGACAAGACCGCGCCCGGCTGGAACGATCTGCCGGAAGCCTTCCGCGACCTCATCGAACGGTCGCTCCGCCTGCAGAATCGCGTCGCACTGCTCGACCGCGAGATTTACCGCCCGCAGGAAGTCCAGGCCTTCGAGCCGGTCAACCAGAACAGCGTGCAGGCCCAGATCAACCTGCTGCAGACCGCTTTCGGCAACAACTGA
- the tkt gene encoding transketolase: MISREKHDRMANAIRFLSMDAVEKANSGHPGLPMGAADIATVLFTRFLSFDPKTPSWPNRDRFVLSAGHGSMLLYSLLYLTGYEDITIDEIKNFRQLGARTAGHPEYGHAAGIETTTGPLGQGIANAVGMAIAERKLRDEFGADLMEHYTYAIVGDGCLMEGISQEALSLAGHLKLNKLIVFWDDNNISIDGPISIADSTDQHARFRASHWHTIAVDGHDPEAIAAAIEEAQKSDKPTLIACKTTIGFGAPNKAGTHKVHGSPLGAEEIAATRKALNWESEAFVVPSDVLDAWRLAGLRSTKAHKEWDARLEKTEAEKKAQFVRRFAGDLESGLDSAISAYKKKLAETKPNPATRKASEDALEVINGVLLETIGGSADLTGSNNTKTSQTKSITPTDFSGRYIHYGVREHGMAAAMNGMALHGGLIPYSGGFLIFSDYCRPSIRLAALMGIRVIHVLTHDSIGLGEDGPTHQPVEHMAALRAIPNLLVFRPADATETAECWQLALESHNRPSAIALTRQNLMPVRLEYEEENLSARGAYDLVSASDAKVTIFASGSEIEIAVKAQQALSAKGISTRVVSVPCVELFAEQPEAYQQAVIGNSPVKIAVEAGIRQGWDHFIGSDGIFVGMSSFGASGPYKELYKHFGITPEAVVAAAEAKLA, from the coding sequence ATGATCTCTCGCGAAAAACACGACCGGATGGCGAACGCAATTCGCTTCCTTTCCATGGATGCCGTGGAAAAGGCGAACTCCGGTCACCCCGGCCTGCCCATGGGCGCAGCAGACATCGCAACGGTTCTTTTCACCCGCTTTCTCTCCTTCGATCCGAAGACGCCGTCCTGGCCGAACCGCGACCGCTTCGTGCTGTCGGCCGGCCACGGCTCGATGCTCCTCTACTCGCTGCTCTATCTGACGGGCTACGAGGACATCACGATCGACGAGATCAAGAATTTCCGCCAGCTCGGCGCGCGCACCGCGGGTCACCCGGAATACGGCCACGCCGCCGGCATCGAGACGACCACCGGTCCGCTCGGACAGGGCATTGCCAATGCCGTCGGCATGGCGATTGCCGAGCGCAAGCTGCGCGACGAGTTCGGCGCCGACCTGATGGAGCATTACACCTACGCCATCGTGGGTGACGGCTGCCTCATGGAGGGTATCAGCCAGGAAGCACTCTCGCTCGCCGGCCACCTGAAGCTCAACAAGCTGATCGTGTTCTGGGACGACAACAACATCTCGATCGACGGCCCGATCTCGATTGCCGACTCGACTGACCAGCACGCCCGCTTCCGCGCCTCGCACTGGCACACCATCGCCGTCGACGGTCATGATCCGGAAGCGATCGCTGCCGCCATCGAAGAAGCCCAGAAATCCGACAAGCCGACCCTGATCGCCTGCAAGACGACGATCGGTTTCGGCGCGCCGAACAAGGCCGGCACGCACAAGGTGCACGGTTCGCCGCTCGGTGCGGAAGAAATCGCCGCCACCCGCAAGGCGCTGAACTGGGAATCGGAAGCCTTCGTGGTACCGTCCGACGTGCTCGACGCCTGGCGCCTCGCCGGTCTTCGCTCCACCAAGGCCCACAAGGAATGGGACGCCCGCCTCGAAAAGACGGAAGCCGAGAAGAAGGCACAGTTCGTTCGCCGCTTCGCCGGTGATCTCGAAAGCGGCCTGGATTCGGCCATCTCCGCCTACAAGAAGAAACTTGCCGAAACCAAGCCGAACCCGGCGACCCGCAAGGCCTCCGAGGACGCGCTGGAAGTCATCAACGGCGTGCTGCTCGAAACGATCGGCGGCTCGGCCGACCTGACCGGCTCGAACAACACCAAGACGAGCCAGACCAAGTCGATCACGCCGACCGACTTCTCGGGTCGTTACATCCACTACGGTGTTCGCGAGCACGGCATGGCTGCCGCCATGAACGGCATGGCGCTGCATGGCGGCCTCATCCCCTACTCCGGCGGCTTCCTGATCTTCTCGGACTATTGCCGTCCATCGATCCGCCTCGCTGCGCTCATGGGCATCCGCGTCATCCACGTCCTGACGCACGATTCCATCGGTCTTGGTGAAGACGGCCCGACGCACCAGCCGGTCGAGCACATGGCGGCGCTGCGCGCCATCCCGAACCTGCTCGTCTTCCGCCCGGCCGACGCCACGGAAACGGCGGAGTGCTGGCAGCTGGCGCTCGAGAGCCATAACCGCCCGTCGGCGATTGCGCTCACCCGCCAGAACCTGATGCCGGTGCGCCTGGAATACGAGGAAGAAAACCTTTCGGCGCGTGGTGCCTACGACCTCGTCTCGGCAAGCGACGCCAAGGTCACGATCTTCGCCTCCGGCTCGGAAATCGAGATCGCGGTGAAGGCCCAGCAGGCGCTGTCGGCCAAGGGCATCTCGACCCGCGTGGTTTCCGTTCCCTGCGTCGAGCTCTTCGCCGAGCAGCCGGAAGCCTACCAGCAGGCCGTCATCGGCAATTCGCCGGTCAAGATCGCCGTCGAAGCCGGCATCCGCCAGGGCTGGGATCACTTCATCGGTTCGGACGGCATCTTCGTCGGCATGTCCTCCTTCGGCGCCTCGGGTCCCTACAAGGAACTCTACAAGCATTTTGGCATCACGCCGGAAGCTGTCGTCGCCGCGGCGGAAGCCAAGCTCGCCTGA
- a CDS encoding tripartite tricarboxylate transporter substrate binding protein, translating into MAFSTLTRRTLMALGTTVLASLALGLPASAQQFPDRTITLVVPFAAGGSTDVVARIIAQKMGDSLGQQVIVENVGGAGGSLGADRVARAEPDGYTILMGTVATHALNPLILKTNPYDAEKDFAPVSLLVIVPNVLVVNPELPAKNVEELLALLKADPEAYSYASSGNGTPLHLSGELFKSMASVSMQHVPYKGSGPALNDVIGNQIPIMFDNLPSSSSHIKAGTLRALAVTTKERAASFPDVPTIAESGIPGYETYTWNALFAPAGTPTEVVAKLNEAANNAMKDPAVVERMKEFSATIVGSTPEELGKHVTAELAKWKPVVEGAKIQMD; encoded by the coding sequence GTGGCATTTTCGACGCTCACCCGCCGTACCCTTATGGCGCTTGGCACCACCGTGCTTGCATCGCTGGCACTCGGCCTGCCCGCCAGCGCCCAGCAATTCCCCGACCGGACCATTACGCTCGTCGTGCCCTTCGCCGCCGGCGGATCGACCGACGTGGTGGCGCGCATCATCGCGCAGAAGATGGGCGACAGCCTCGGCCAGCAGGTCATCGTCGAAAATGTCGGCGGCGCCGGCGGCAGCCTTGGTGCCGACCGCGTGGCGCGTGCCGAGCCGGATGGCTACACGATCCTGATGGGAACGGTCGCCACCCACGCACTGAACCCGCTGATCCTGAAAACAAATCCCTATGATGCGGAAAAGGATTTTGCGCCGGTCTCGCTGCTGGTCATCGTGCCGAACGTGCTGGTGGTGAACCCGGAATTGCCGGCGAAAAACGTGGAAGAGCTTCTGGCACTGCTGAAGGCCGATCCGGAAGCCTACAGCTATGCCTCCTCCGGCAACGGCACGCCGCTACATCTTTCCGGCGAACTCTTCAAGAGCATGGCCAGCGTCAGCATGCAGCATGTGCCCTACAAGGGCTCCGGTCCGGCCCTGAACGACGTGATCGGCAACCAGATCCCGATCATGTTCGACAACCTGCCCTCCTCGTCTAGCCACATCAAGGCCGGCACGCTACGTGCGCTCGCTGTCACGACGAAGGAACGTGCAGCCTCCTTCCCGGATGTGCCGACGATCGCCGAATCCGGCATTCCCGGCTACGAGACCTATACGTGGAACGCCCTCTTCGCTCCGGCCGGCACGCCGACGGAGGTCGTGGCAAAGCTCAACGAAGCGGCCAACAACGCCATGAAGGATCCGGCCGTCGTGGAGCGTATGAAGGAGTTCAGCGCCACCATCGTCGGCTCGACGCCCGAAGAACTCGGCAAGCATGTGACCGCCGAGCTTGCCAAGTGGAAGCCGGTCGTCGAAGGCGCCAAGATCCAGATGGATTGA
- a CDS encoding ABC transporter transmembrane domain-containing protein: MVSTDREAVAPAKTERRTVRPLGRLIPYIGRYRGLVAGALVALVMAAVTTLVLPLAVRRMIDHGFSGAGAGFINTYFTMLFVLAGLLALASGMRYYFVITLGERIVADLRRDVFAHVTKLSPAFFDVNQSGEIVSRLTADTTQIKSAVGATASVALRNLILCLGAIAMMVYTSPKLSSLVIAAIPVIVFPLVAFGRSVRRRSREAQDTLAAASAYAGEAIGATRTLQAFNAEDAARARFFGEVESAYGAARSAIRARSLLTGFAIAMIFGSVVAVLWFGARDVLSGTLSAGTLGQFLLYAVFAAGSLGALSEVWGELSQAAGAAERLTELLAEVPAIAALTNAVRLPLPARGEIAFQDVHFSYPARPGYRSVNGLSFAVKQGETVAIVGPSGAGKSTILSLVLRFYDPDSGTITLDGIDLRTADPEELRRRIALVPQDVTIFAATIRDNIAFGMTDVSDEAIRAAARAAQAEEFIARLDMGYDTMVGERGVTLSGGQRQRIAIARAILKDAPLLLLDEATSALDAESETLVQKALDGQMGKRTTIVIAHRLATVLKADRILVMEAGRVVEEGTHQSLVQQNGLYARLARLQFDHGGQAFLGEAHAAG; this comes from the coding sequence ATGGTGTCCACAGACAGAGAAGCAGTCGCGCCGGCGAAAACCGAGCGCCGCACCGTCCGTCCGCTGGGCAGGCTTATTCCTTATATCGGCCGCTACCGTGGTCTCGTTGCTGGCGCGCTGGTCGCCCTCGTTATGGCGGCCGTCACGACGCTCGTCCTGCCGCTTGCCGTGCGGCGCATGATCGACCACGGCTTTTCCGGCGCCGGTGCCGGCTTCATCAACACCTATTTCACGATGCTCTTCGTGCTGGCCGGCCTGCTCGCGCTGGCGAGCGGCATGCGCTATTATTTCGTCATCACACTTGGCGAACGCATCGTCGCCGATCTTCGCCGCGACGTCTTCGCCCATGTGACAAAACTCTCGCCGGCTTTCTTCGACGTCAACCAGTCCGGCGAGATCGTCTCGCGGCTGACCGCAGATACGACGCAGATCAAATCCGCCGTGGGCGCCACCGCCTCCGTCGCGCTGCGCAACCTCATCCTCTGTCTCGGCGCCATCGCCATGATGGTCTATACCAGCCCGAAACTGTCGAGCCTCGTCATCGCCGCCATTCCCGTCATCGTCTTCCCGCTCGTCGCCTTTGGCCGCTCGGTGCGCCGCCGCTCGCGCGAGGCGCAGGATACACTGGCCGCAGCCTCCGCCTATGCCGGCGAGGCAATCGGCGCGACCCGCACGCTCCAGGCGTTCAATGCGGAAGACGCCGCCCGCGCCCGCTTCTTCGGCGAGGTCGAGAGCGCCTATGGCGCCGCCCGCTCCGCCATCCGCGCCCGCTCGCTGCTGACAGGCTTTGCGATCGCCATGATCTTCGGTTCGGTGGTTGCCGTGTTGTGGTTCGGGGCGCGCGACGTGCTGTCCGGTACACTTTCCGCCGGCACGCTGGGCCAGTTCCTGCTCTACGCCGTCTTCGCCGCCGGCAGCCTCGGCGCCCTGTCCGAAGTGTGGGGCGAGCTTTCGCAGGCTGCTGGGGCGGCCGAACGCCTGACGGAACTGCTTGCCGAGGTGCCAGCGATCGCCGCGCTCACCAATGCGGTCCGACTGCCACTCCCCGCCCGCGGCGAAATCGCCTTCCAGGATGTGCATTTCTCCTATCCAGCCCGCCCCGGTTATCGCAGCGTCAACGGCCTGAGCTTTGCCGTCAAACAGGGCGAGACGGTCGCGATAGTTGGCCCCTCCGGCGCCGGCAAGAGCACGATCCTCTCTCTCGTCCTGCGCTTCTACGATCCCGATTCGGGCACGATCACCCTCGACGGTATCGATCTGCGCACCGCGGATCCGGAAGAACTGCGCCGCCGCATCGCGCTGGTGCCGCAGGACGTCACCATCTTTGCCGCGACGATCCGCGACAACATCGCCTTCGGCATGACCGATGTCAGCGACGAGGCGATCCGCGCCGCCGCCCGCGCCGCCCAGGCGGAAGAATTCATCGCGCGGCTCGACATGGGCTATGACACGATGGTCGGCGAGCGTGGTGTCACGCTCTCCGGCGGCCAGCGCCAGCGTATTGCCATCGCGCGCGCCATCCTGAAGGATGCGCCATTGCTGTTGCTCGACGAGGCGACCTCGGCGCTTGACGCCGAAAGCGAGACGCTGGTGCAAAAGGCGCTCGACGGCCAGATGGGCAAGCGTACGACCATCGTCATCGCGCACCGCCTCGCCACCGTGCTCAAGGCTGACCGCATCCTCGTCATGGAAGCAGGCCGCGTCGTCGAAGAGGGCACCCACCAGTCGCTCGTCCAGCAGAATGGGCTTTATGCCCGTCTTGCGCGGTTGCAGTTCGACCATGGCGGCCAGGCGTTCCTCGGAGAGGCCCACGCGGCCGGTTGA
- a CDS encoding DUF6538 domain-containing protein, with the protein MANQYRLYQHPNGYFYHRVKVPSDIHLIYGKRIEQRSLGTRDFREALRRLPAIVVEVDRLFSALRLEHAERLIGDAGDAGETKPVAINLKRVAGHLPGRLN; encoded by the coding sequence ATGGCAAATCAGTACCGTCTTTATCAGCACCCGAACGGCTACTTTTATCATCGGGTCAAAGTCCCCTCCGACATTCATTTGATTTACGGCAAGCGAATTGAGCAACGGTCTCTCGGTACGCGTGATTTCCGGGAAGCACTTCGCCGCCTGCCCGCCATCGTCGTTGAGGTTGACCGCCTTTTCTCCGCTCTTCGGCTAGAGCATGCGGAGCGGCTAATAGGTGACGCAGGGGATGCGGGCGAAACGAAGCCGGTCGCGATTAATTTAAAGAGAGTCGCGGGGCATTTGCCCGGGCGATTGAATTAG
- the gap gene encoding type I glyceraldehyde-3-phosphate dehydrogenase, whose protein sequence is MTVKVAINGFGRIGRNVLRAIVESGRTDIEVVAVNDLGPVETNAHLVRYDSVHGKFPGTVTVSGDTIDVGRGPIRVTAIRDPKELPWSDVDIALECTGLFTTKEKAGAHLANGSKRVIVSAPCDNADKTIVFGVNHNTLTKDDLVISNASCTTNCLAPVAYILDKAFGIEKGYMTTIHSYTGDQPTLDTMHKDLYRARAAALSMIPTSTGAAKAVGLVLPQLAGKLDGSAIRVPTPNVSVVDLKFVPSRNVTADEVNAAIKAAAEGELKGILDYVTGPLVSIDFNHDSHSSNFAADQTKVLDGNLVRILSWYDNEWGFSNRMSDTAVALGKLI, encoded by the coding sequence ATGACTGTGAAAGTTGCCATCAACGGTTTTGGCCGCATCGGCCGTAACGTGCTCCGCGCCATCGTCGAGTCCGGTCGCACCGACATCGAAGTCGTCGCGGTCAACGACCTCGGCCCGGTCGAGACCAACGCGCATCTCGTTCGCTACGATTCCGTCCACGGCAAGTTCCCCGGCACCGTCACCGTTTCCGGCGACACGATCGACGTCGGCCGCGGCCCGATCCGCGTCACCGCTATCCGCGACCCCAAGGAACTGCCGTGGAGCGATGTCGATATCGCGCTCGAATGCACCGGCCTGTTCACGACGAAGGAAAAGGCTGGCGCCCATCTCGCCAACGGCTCCAAGCGCGTCATCGTCTCCGCACCGTGCGACAATGCCGACAAGACGATCGTCTTCGGCGTCAACCACAACACGCTGACCAAGGACGACCTGGTCATCTCGAACGCGTCGTGCACGACGAACTGCCTGGCGCCGGTCGCCTACATTCTCGACAAGGCCTTCGGCATCGAGAAGGGCTACATGACCACGATCCACTCCTACACGGGTGACCAGCCGACGCTCGACACCATGCACAAGGACCTGTACCGCGCCCGCGCCGCAGCCCTGTCCATGATCCCGACCTCGACGGGCGCTGCCAAGGCCGTCGGCCTCGTGCTGCCGCAACTCGCCGGCAAGCTCGACGGTTCGGCTATCCGCGTTCCGACCCCGAACGTCTCGGTCGTCGACCTGAAGTTCGTGCCGTCGCGCAATGTCACGGCCGACGAAGTCAACGCTGCTATCAAGGCCGCCGCCGAAGGCGAACTCAAGGGCATCCTCGACTACGTCACGGGCCCGCTCGTCTCGATCGACTTCAACCACGACAGCCACTCCTCGAACTTCGCTGCCGACCAGACCAAGGTTCTCGACGGCAACCTCGTTCGCATCCTGTCCTGGTACGACAACGAATGGGGCTTCTCGAACCGCATGTCCGACACGGCTGTTGCCCTCGGCAAGCTGATCTAA
- the rpmE gene encoding 50S ribosomal protein L31: protein MKADIHPDYHVIKVVMTDGTEYETRSTWGSAGATMNLEIDPKSHPAWTGGNQHMLDRGGRVSKFKKRFEGLGL, encoded by the coding sequence ATGAAGGCTGATATCCATCCCGACTACCACGTCATCAAGGTCGTCATGACCGACGGCACCGAATACGAAACCCGTTCGACCTGGGGTTCGGCCGGCGCCACGATGAACCTCGAAATCGACCCGAAGTCCCACCCGGCCTGGACCGGCGGCAACCAGCACATGCTGGACCGCGGCGGCCGCGTTTCCAAGTTCAAGAAGCGCTTCGAAGGCCTCGGCCTCTAA
- a CDS encoding DUF4164 domain-containing protein, whose amino-acid sequence MTNGETVRAAIEELRRAISTLDNALDMRFDRERDHGEVEGEVRRVNTDRSRLAQELDQSEFRANRLEEVNREVSRRLVTAMETIRAVLDR is encoded by the coding sequence ATGACGAACGGGGAAACAGTCAGGGCGGCGATCGAGGAGCTGCGCAGAGCGATCAGCACCCTCGACAATGCGCTCGACATGCGCTTTGACCGCGAGCGTGACCATGGCGAGGTTGAGGGCGAGGTTCGTCGCGTCAACACCGACCGGTCGCGGCTTGCCCAGGAACTGGATCAATCCGAATTCCGCGCCAACCGTCTGGAGGAGGTCAACCGCGAGGTCTCTCGGCGGCTTGTCACGGCCATGGAAACGATCCGGGCCGTGCTCGACCGTTAG
- a CDS encoding phosphoglycerate kinase — translation MTFKTLDNLTDITGKRVLVRVDLNVPVKDGKVTDATRIERVAPTILELSKKGAKVILLAHFGRPQGAVVADMSLEQILPAVNEVLGKKVHFASDCIGEPAAAAIAPLQDGDILLLENTRFHKGEEKNNPDFTAALAANGDIYVNDAFSAAHRAHASTEGLAHLLPAYAGRTMQAELEALEKGLGNPVRPVVAIVGGAKVSTKIDLLMNLVKRVDALVIGGGMANTFLAARGTNVGKSLCEHDLADTAKQIMIEAATAACAIVLPEDGVVAREFKANAENEVVDVNAIPADAMMLDVGPKTIEAVNAWISRATTLVWNGPLGAFEIAPFDTATVSAAKHAAARTKEGKLVSVAGGGDTVAALNHAGVADDFSYVSTAGGAFLEWMEGKPLPGVEILHQQK, via the coding sequence ATGACCTTCAAGACCCTCGACAACCTCACCGACATCACCGGCAAGCGCGTGCTCGTCCGCGTCGATCTCAACGTGCCGGTCAAGGACGGCAAGGTGACGGACGCAACCCGCATCGAGCGCGTCGCCCCGACCATTCTTGAACTGTCGAAGAAGGGCGCCAAGGTCATCCTGCTTGCCCATTTCGGCCGCCCACAGGGCGCCGTCGTCGCCGACATGTCGCTGGAGCAGATTCTTCCCGCCGTGAACGAGGTCCTGGGCAAGAAAGTACACTTTGCCTCCGACTGCATCGGCGAGCCGGCTGCGGCCGCCATCGCCCCCCTGCAGGATGGCGATATCCTGCTTCTCGAAAACACCCGCTTCCACAAGGGCGAAGAGAAGAACAACCCGGATTTCACCGCAGCACTTGCCGCCAATGGCGACATCTATGTCAACGACGCCTTTTCCGCCGCGCACCGCGCCCATGCCTCGACCGAAGGCCTTGCCCACCTCCTGCCCGCCTATGCCGGCCGCACCATGCAGGCCGAGCTTGAAGCCCTGGAAAAAGGCCTCGGCAACCCGGTTCGCCCCGTCGTCGCGATCGTCGGCGGCGCCAAGGTCTCCACCAAGATCGACCTTTTGATGAACCTCGTGAAGCGCGTCGACGCGCTGGTCATCGGCGGCGGCATGGCGAACACTTTCCTCGCCGCCCGCGGCACCAATGTCGGCAAGTCGCTCTGCGAGCATGATCTTGCCGACACCGCCAAGCAGATCATGATCGAGGCGGCGACTGCCGCCTGCGCCATCGTGCTGCCGGAAGACGGCGTCGTCGCCCGCGAATTCAAGGCGAATGCCGAAAACGAAGTGGTCGACGTCAACGCCATCCCGGCTGACGCGATGATGCTCGACGTCGGCCCGAAGACGATCGAGGCGGTCAACGCCTGGATCTCGCGCGCCACGACCCTCGTCTGGAACGGCCCGCTCGGCGCCTTCGAAATCGCCCCCTTCGACACGGCCACGGTGTCGGCTGCCAAGCATGCCGCCGCCCGCACCAAGGAAGGCAAACTGGTCTCCGTCGCCGGTGGCGGCGACACGGTTGCAGCCCTCAACCATGCCGGCGTTGCGGACGATTTCTCCTATGTCTCGACCGCCGGTGGCGCGTTCCTGGAATGGATGGAAGGCAAGCCACTGCCGGGCGTCGAAATCCTGCACCAGCAGAAATAA